From the Oncorhynchus keta strain PuntledgeMale-10-30-2019 chromosome 13, Oket_V2, whole genome shotgun sequence genome, the window ggaagcctgtacagaatacaaatattccaaaacatgcatcctgtttgcaataaggtactaaagtaaaactgcaaaaatgtggcaaataaattaactttatgtcctgaatacaaagtgttatgtttggggcaaatccgacacaacacatcactgagtaccactcatcACATTTTCAAGCATGTTGGTTGaaatcggcaaggactaggggtATTTataggataaaaagaaatggaattaagctaagcacaggcaaaatcttagaggaaaacctggttcagtctgctttccaatagacttgtggagacaaattcacctttcagcaggacaataaaacGCAAGTCCAAATATTCACTTGAATTGCTTACCAAAGCTACCgttaatgttcctgagtggccgagttacagttttgacttaaattgtcttACAAATCTATggaagacttgaaaatggctgtctagcaatatTCAAAAATCAActtcacagagcttgaagaattttctaAAATTatcatgtgcaaatattgtacaatccatgtgtggaaagcttttagagacttactcagaaagactcacagctgtaatcgctgccaaaggtaaatctaacatgtattgactcacgggtgtgaatacttatgtaaatgatatGTATTTAATTTTCAGTACATtttctaacatttctaaaaacatgttttaactttgtcatactggggtattgtgtgtaggtgggtgagaaaaatatttaggtgggtgagaaaaatatttaatccaATTTGAATTaaggctgtagcacaacaaaatgtggattaagtccaggggtatgaatattttctgaaggcactgtacattccGTTCTCAGCGTCCATAAAACTCTATCcgctatcttgttaagtgtgttcaggtgtgttggcagTGGCCATTAATTGtacacacctgatcttaatgagtgcttgtttcctttaaAACGGGGTCTGTTTGAATAAACTAAAATTAACAGCTTTGTATGAGTAAAAAAACTGGCATGCTAGCTCAATCCTGGTGTCGAAGGGGACTTACTCCATGGATAGAAAAAATAAGATTAGATTAgaggtttgaatctcactgaaTCTGTGCCATCATAAAAAATACATGTCTTTGCATGATtaatgttattgtgaagtggaaatgtctagagcaacaacggctcagccacaaagtggtaggccacacaagctcaaagaacgggaccgccgagtgctgcagttccgtagcgtgtaaaaatcggaACACtcaccgagttccaaactgcctctggaggcAATGTCAGCACTAGacctgttcgtcgggagcttcatgaaatgggtttccatggccaagcctaagatcaccatgcgcaatgctaagcatcggctggagtggtgtaaagcttgccaccattggagAAGTGAAAACGCTttctttggagtgatgaatcactcacTCTTCACCAACTGGAAGTCCAACAGACTAatttgggtttggtggatgccaggagaaggcaacctgcccaaatgcatagtgcgaAGTGTAAAGTTTGGGGGAGGATGAATGAATAATCGTgaggggctgtttttcatgattcgggcaaggtcccttagttccagtgatgggaaatcttatagcgtacaatgacattctagacgattctgtgcttccaactttgtggcaacagtttggggaagtttcctgtttcagcatgacaatgcccctgtgcacaaagcgaggtctgtacagaaatggtttgtcgagatcggtgtggaagaacttgactggcctgcacagagccctgacctcaaccccatcaagcacctttgggatgaattggtacaccaactgcaagccaggcctaatcaaccaaccaacatcagtgcccgacctcactgatgctcttgtggctgaatggaagcaagtccccgcagaaatgttcatctagtggaaagctttcccagaaggaggctgttatagtataGGGGAaagactccatattaatgcccatgattttgtaatgagatgttcgacgagcaggtgtccacatagtgTATATATtacacaaataaataatcaaataagTACAATAGATGATCAGTCTTTTCCCTGGACCGCCCTTGTGTCTGGAAGAGTGGCAAAGCATACAATTCTTACTGTGCTCACTGTTAACAcatgtatgtctgtctgcctgcctgcctgcctttctctctctgcctgcctctctctgcctgcctgcctgcctctctctctctctctctgcctgcctctctctgcctgcctctctctctctctctctctctctgcctgcctctctctctctctctgcctgcctctctctgcctgcctggctgcctgcctctctctctctctctgcctgcctctctctgcctgtctgcctctctctctctgcctgcctctctctgcctgcctgcctctctctctctctgcctgcctctctctgcctgcctgcctgcctgcctgcctgcctctctctgcctgcctgcctgcctgcctctctctgcctctctaggGTGTTCTCTCCAACATCTCGTCCATCACAGACCTGGGGGGCTTTGACCCCGTCTGGCTCTTCTTGGTGACGGGAGGGGTCATGTTCATCCTGGGCTTTGCCGGTTGCATCGGAGCACTGAGGGAAAACACCTTCCTGCTCAAGTTTGTACGTCCACAACTCACTCATTCCCACTCGGTTCGCCCCTTAGACATGGACATTAACAAATATATGAATATACACTCCCCtctgtatttatttaatttggctctatactccagcatttgggatttgagatcaaatattTCATATGAGATGACAGTAAAGAATGTAAACcatttatttgagggtattttcatacatatatgtttttaccgtttagaaattaAAGGACTTTATGTATGTAGTCCCTCTATTTGAATGTGCAAATGTTATGGGACAAATCCACTTgtagtgtattaaagtagtcaaaaggtTAGTATTTGGTTCCATAGTCCTAGCACGTATTGACTACATCAAACTTGTGACtgcaaacttgttggatgcatttgcagtttgttttgctTGTGATTCGGATTATGTTGTGCCCAATAGGAACTGATTGGTGAATAATATATTGGGTCATTTTGGAGTCACAAACTAaaagttttagcttcactgtcgaACTAAATACAGAggggagtgtctatgtattactcCATGAAAAGATCTAAATAATACCTATGCATTATTAGGGTTATCATTAGATGTCTTTATAGTCATCATTGACTCCACTTTGAACTCTCACTCCCTCCCCAGTTTCCTGGACTCAAATTAAGCTTATTCTTGGACTGTCCCACTCTGTATAGTCCATGATGAGTAGGCTTAATCTGAGTCTGGGAGACCAGTCCTCCATGTCCCCTCTATGACATGTCAGAATTACAGCTGattaatcaggtgtgttagtgctgggttaGAACACAAATATACACCCCCTGGATCCCCCAGGAATGGAGTGAGAAACACTGGACTTTGGGGCTTAATCATAGCTTTGTTCTATGTTTGCTCACATGCTCCCCCTCCACATGCCCCCCCATTCTGTTCCAGTTTTCTGTGTTCCTGGGGATCATCTTCTTCCTGGAGCTGACAGCTGGAGTGTTGGCCTTCACCTTCAAGGACTGGATCAAGGACCAGCTCAACTTCTTCATCAATAACAACATCCGGGCATACCGTGACGACATCGACCTCCAGAACCTTATAGACTTCACTCAGGAATATGTACGCATTTGAAAATCAGTGTGAATGTGTGACAGAGgatgctggtgggaggagctataggagaatgggctcattgtaatggctgtaaTGGAATACATGGAACTGAGTCAAGCATGAGGTTTCCAAATGTTTGATGTGTTTTAtactgttccatttattccatggAGCTCTGGTTTGAGTGAGGTGAAGAGTTGGTAGGTTGCGGGGGTAGGAGCAGGTGTGCGAGTGAGCAGGAGAGAGCCCGGTAGCCCCACTCACAGGCATGGGAGGGAATAGGCCCAACTACTAGGGAGAcagacccagccaatcagaataagtTTTTCcccacagacagaaatactccttagtttcatcagctgtgcttgtggctggtctcagactaccctgcaggtgaagaagccagatgtggaggtcctgggctggcgtggtttgatgtggtctgcgtttgtgaggccagttggaatgatgttggaggtggtttatggtagagaaattaacattcaattctctggcaacagctctggtggatattcctgcagtcagcatgccaattgcacgctccttcaaaacttgagacatctgtggcattgtgttgtgtgagaactgcacattttagactggccttttattgttccccagcacaaggtgcacctgtgtactgATCATGCTGTTGTCATGGGAATTCTACACATGGGACACTCAAAGTTTATCTTAAATTAATCATTGTTTATTAAGATTCAAGAGTTTTCTGGGCTCTCCCAAGTGTCATTGGTTTTGAACAAGATCTTAATGAAAAATACAATCAGCTGCCAAACTGATAACAGCTTTGCTCACCTCACCCTCCAAGAGTTCTTCACAGCACTATCATTGGTTCTGTGTGATGAGGAAGAGTCGGAGAGAAGGATCACCAAGCTATTGGAAGGATTTGCTAACGGAATTGCAATCAACTTGGGAAATGCAATTTTGCCATTTCTATTTGGCCTGTTTATCAGAAACACGAGTTGCTTCCTGAAGGAGGGTTTAAACATTGACCTGCCAACTGATTCACAGTTTTCGATACTGGATAAAACAATCGACTTACCCGAAGTCTGAACCCCCCCATGAAGTTATACATCTCGGCTCAGCTCTTCGTGAGAACGACAGTCTGACTCATTTCAGTGCGAGGATAGTCAATCATCTTTATGATGAGCAGATGGCCTTGCTCCTCATGGCTCTAAGTGTGCAGCAAAACCTCTTTTGTAGAACTTGACGTAGGCACTACTGTGGTGGCGGAGACTGCATCAGGTTTGGTAAGCTTAATCCTGAGGTGTGAAAGGCTACACAGTGTACATATCCGCATCCTTTTCCATGCCTATATTTCCAGCAGTAATAAATGGTCACAGTGTTTTCATTTTCTTGTTACAAGACGAGGCTCGCCAGAGAAGACCACAACGGTAAGTTGTTCTGCATTTGGCTGACACAGGAGGCGATCAGAGTACTTTGTGGATCCCAAGGTCGTAAAGACGTCAAGCTAACCGTTTCTGGGTGGAGATGTGACAAACCAGAGTATCAGTGCTCTAACCTGAGACGGGTAAAAGAGGACTGCAACTCTCTCATCACACTTGAGATTCAAGGGGGAACAATCACAGAGCAGCTAAATGAGTGCAGGTGTTCACAGTGGTGGTGTTCATATTTGATTGACTTTGGCAATGAGGTGGCGGAGTATGGTTGCCGCGAGGAAGGCTCATAGTTAAGACTGGAATGGAATACATGGAAtagtatcaaccacatggaaacagGATGTGACAGAATCATGTGTTTGCCTTTCcatcattccattccagctattacAATGCGCTCCTCCTCCAATTTAGTGGCATCAGCCACCACTGGCACTAAATTGAAATCTCCGCCCACCTGGGGCACTGCAACCAAAACTGTGGCATCCATAGGCTAAGTTACTGAAATCGAGATTGCCTTTTTTATACACTTCAATGACCTCCAGTAGATATTTCAGAAGAGGGCAAGTCCTTGAGGGCTCAAGTGTCTACTGGGATTTGCTTCTCTTGAATCTAATCAATGAACTCACTAGATTGCTGTGAAACTGCAGTTACTCCCATTGCTGTACTTAGGTTGTGTGTCAAATTAATAACGTTGTACATGCTTCATAACTGATCCCTATATTTGTTCCAGATTGTTTGAAATGTgtttggaaaatgttttattgCTCTGTGTGTAAAGGGTATGAAATTCAAGACAAATCATAGTCTTAAGCACCTATGACCTAAatgtgacaacaacaaaaaaaacatttatgtTTAAAACTTTTCGTTATGGAAATGGATTTATACAGacaaattgagaaagagagggggggagagataaACGGTGGAAAGCTAATGATAGTTTATCCCAGCACTAGCTAAACCCTGTTTCCTTATTGGGCTGCTAATCACCTCGTAAAATTATTATTATGAGCTAAAGCTATTAAGTCTACCCTTTTTGTGAGGTTACCATTTTAGAGTTATGCTGAATTACTTGCAGTGCAATACAGTAGTTTTGCAACAGCATGATGTGTAATGAGTTATGATATACTGTAATACATGATTCATAACATCTACATTTAAGTTGTTTTGCTTCACTTAAGAATGTCTTAATCGTCACTCAAGTTTCTTATATTGTTAATGTAAATGGTTTGATATGCTTTAGCCCACATTTTTATTGAATTCACCAGTGCTTTCTTGAGTAGAATCTCCTCTCTGGCGCTGGATTGGTCTAAAGTCAGTTTCTCTATTCAGTAGCAGGCCTTTGTTATTGTAGCCAACTGGTTGGCAGAGACGCTTGTGGCGACTCTGACCATATGACTCCCAGATCGTATTCCATCTGAGCCTCTATTCACAAAGCAACTCAGTtggaatgctgatctaggatcatttCACCCCTTTTGTTATTCATTAGGGTCTGAAAGCACTCCTGAGACACTGTGAATACGGGCCTTGTTGTCAAGCCTTCCCCAATCTCTGTTGGTCACACTCCACCCACACTGTTAAAAAAAACATGGATTCCTTATTGacgttctcttcttctctgttttcttCTCCTTAGTGGGATTGTTGCGGCGCGTTCGGAGCGGACGACTGGAACCTCAACATCTATTTTAACTGCACGGACACCAACCCCAGCCGGGAGAAATGTGGA encodes:
- the LOC118391949 gene encoding tetraspanin-5-like — protein: MSGKQFKGHEVSCCIKYFIFGFNIIFWLLGVAFLGIGLWAWNEKGVLSNISSITDLGGFDPVWLFLVTGGVMFILGFAGCIGALRENTFLLKFFSVFLGIIFFLELTAGVLAFTFKDWIKDQLNFFINNNIRAYRDDIDLQNLIDFTQEYWDCCGAFGADDWNLNIYFNCTDTNPSREKCGVPFSCCTKDPAEDVINTQCGYDVRDKTDVEQKTYIHVKGCVPQFEKWLQDNLTLVAGIFIGVALLQIFGICLAQNLVSDIEAVRASCLFT